The Penicillium oxalicum strain HP7-1 chromosome VI, whole genome shotgun sequence genome window below encodes:
- a CDS encoding putative metal ion transporter yields the protein MDQHPAKIAETRPGPRAPDNAPAQKPSKSAKRRKNRKGKRRNRQESFLTPKIEEADEESGPGSTVAGNRELTDDERSTSRENQSYFTLRRKKSSTSLESDALLDHRDQPMMRPRRDSRLAGSFRPGSLLSGAAWSADAQSRNTPKGSRTQQYQDVDSDDAETNDRTPLIRGSSGQTSGQSRYGTDQRPIPFVRPRRASVHTVSPRGSPQPQNSPPYSPEVGRDYDVNNPPSIPGTPKLGPDMNYDDAVVTGAEFEFSLARSMEGRRESVHRPNDALIDIDGGLRQKSEPSSLHSGQFSPQELRRRRTVALPVEEDVCFPTEDVSEFADEERRTSNGQGERRRRRRRQWPDLDVLEEWSREEKEDRNGDLRVKKISEPVLVEGRLRPQYKLWRREEDDTPYRFTYFNEEFQSTIHAQTISELVQPGGSFRELFIPDPPELEDSSSEEEDDVEPSVNGNPTSVFASMNGAHWSNNHDTQPANVQKANNANTALGSAQANSELRNNQDQGSGVDNSNRGPHNPRLSIISESRPESTREASPSQSHQAEKPKRYGPRPTFWLDVLSPTDAEMRVIAKAFGIHALTAEDIMMQEAREKVELFRSYYFVNYRTFEQDQNSENYLEPVNMYVVVFREGVLSFHFSQTPHPANVRRRIRQLMDYLILSSDWISYALIDDITDVFGPLIQAIENEVDEIDEIIMKMHSSNKDDPAENEPTSFAPGEMLRRTGECRKKVMGLYRLLSNKADVVKGFAKRCNEQWEVAPKSEIGLYLGDIQDHIMTMTGNLTHYETILSRAHSNYLAQINILMNERQEQTADVLGKLTVLGTIVLPMNIICGMWGMNVKVPGQDIDNLYWFWSITGGLLLFGLASFLIAKRVYKIV from the exons ATGGATCAACATCCTGCGAAGATAGCGGAGACCCGCCCAGGGCCCCGCGCTCCCGATAATGCTCCTGCGCAGAAACCTTCCAAGTCGGCTAAGCGCAGGAAAAACCGCAAAGGCAAACGGCGCAATCGACAAGAGTCATTCCTGACGCCCAAAATCGAAGAGGCTGATGAGGAATCTGGCCCTGGCTCAACGGTTGCGGGAAATCGGGAATTGACGGACGACGAGCGGTCGACATCTAGAGAAAACCAGTCTTATTTTACGTTACGGCGCAAGAAGAGCAGCACCAGCCTGGAAAGTGATGCGTTGTTGGACCACAG AGACCAACCCATGATGCGACCTCGCCGGGATAGCCGTCTGGCAGGGTCATTCCGCCCTGGCTCCCTTCTTTCGGGGGCTGCTTGGTCCGCCGACGCTCAGTCACGTAATACGCCGAAAGGCAGCCGAACTCAGCAGTACCAAGACGTCGACAGCGATGATGCGGAGACTAATGACCGAACACCTCTCATTAGAGGGTCTTCAGGCCAGACGTCCGGTCAATCACGATACGGCACCGACCAGCGCCCGATTCCATTCGTACGTCCACGCCGTGCATCTGTTCACACGGTCTCCCCCAGAGGCTCTCCACAACCCCAGAATTCGCCGCCCTACTCCCCTGAAGTTGGGCGTGACTATGATGTTAATAATCCGCCGTCTATTCCCGGGACTCCAAAGCTGGGACCTGATATGAATTACGACGATGCGGTGGTGACGGGGGCTGAATTCGAGTTTTCACTGGCACGGTCGATGGAAGGGCGCAGAGAATCGGTCCATCGACCCAACGACGCCTTGATTGACATCGATGGAGGCCTGAGACAAAAGTCGGAGCCATCATCATTACATTCTGGCCAATTCTCGCCTCAGGAGCTGCGTCGCCGGCGAACTGTCGCCTTGCCTGTTGAAGAGGATGTGTGCTTCCCGACTGAGGATGTCTCGGAGTTCGCAGACGAGGAGCGAAGAACATCCAACGGACAAGGCGAACGCCGGCGACGTCGGCGCCGACAGTGGCCAGACCTTGATGTTTTGGAGGAATggagccgagaagaaaaagaagaccgcAACGGAGATCTTCGGGTGAAAAAGATCAGCGAGCCGGTCTTGGTCGAAGGCCGGTTGCGGCCTCAGTACAAGTTGTGGCGacgagaggaagatgacacTCCTTACCGATTCACATATTTCAACGAGGAGTTCCAGAGCACAATCCACGCCCAGACGATCTCTGAGTTGGTTCAACCGGGAGGCAGTTTCAGAGAGCTGTTCATACCCGATCCGCCTGAGCTCGAGGATTCATCTtccgaagaggaggatgatgttGAGCCGTCTGTGAACGGTAATCCCACGTCGGTATTTGCCAGTATGAACGGAGCCCATTGGTCCAACAATCACGACACGCAACCCGCCAATGTTCAAAAGGCCAACAATGCGAATACCGCTCTTGGCTCCGCGCAGGCCAACTCTGAATTGCGGAacaatcaagatcaagggtcTGGTGTAGACAACAGTAACCGAGGACCTCATAACCCTCGTTTGTCTATAATCAGTGAATCACGTCCGGAATCCACGCGAGAGGCTTCACCCTCACAGTCGCATCAGGCAGAAAAGCCCAAGCGATACGGTCCACGGCCGACCTTCTGGCTCGATGTGCTATCTCCTACGGACGCCGAGATGCGAGTCATTGCCAAAGCGTTCGGTATCCATGCCTTGACAGCTGAAGATATCATGATGCAAGAAGCACGAGAAAAGGTTGAACTATTCCGCAGCTACTATTTTGTCAATTATCGGACCTTCGAGCAAGACCAAAACAGCGAAAATTACCTTGAGCCTGTCAACATGTACGTGGTGGTCTTCCGGGAGGGAGTCCTTTCCTTCCATTTCTCGCAGACTCCACACCCTGCCAACGTTCGCCGACGAATCCGCCAGCTCATGGATTATCTAATTCTGAGCTCAGACTGGATTTCCTACGCTCTCATCGACGACATCACTGATGTCTTTGGTCCTCTGATCCAGGCTATTGAGAACGAggttgatgagattgatgagattATCATGAAGATGCACTCGTCAAATAAAGATGACCCTGCTGAGAATGAGCCGACTTCATTTGCACCGGGAGAGATGCTCCGGCGCACCGGCGAATGCCGCAAGAAGGTGATGGGTCTGTATAGGTTGCTTAGCAATAAAGCGGATGTTGTCAAGGGCTTCGCAAAGCGCTGCAATGAGCAGTGGGAAGTCGCTCCTAAGTCTGAGATTGGACTTTACCTTGGCGATATTCAGGACCACATTATGACGATGACTGGCAACTTGACGCACTATGAGAC GATTCTGTCACGTGCGCATTCCAACTATCTGGCCCAAATCAACATCCTCATGAATGAGCGCCAAGAACAGACTGCAGATGTCCTTGGCAAGCTGACCGTGCTTGGTACCATCGTGTTGCCGATGAATATCATTTGCGGTATGTGGGGTATGAACGTCAAGGTCCCCGGACAGGATATCGATAACCTGTACTGGTTCTGGTCAA TCACTGGGGGCTTGCTATTATTCGGCCTCGCATCGTTCCTGATCGCCAAACGAGTCTATAAGATCGTGTAG